From a region of the Acidobacteriota bacterium genome:
- the rfaE1 gene encoding D-glycero-beta-D-manno-heptose-7-phosphate kinase, whose protein sequence is MAIPDWRGKRVIVLGDLILDRFVYGEVHRISPEAPIPVVEVRDERAMPGGAANVASNVRALGGGAAVFGVVGDDESGDHLVSLLRSDGVEVSGLLRDPGRCTTVKTRIVAHRQQVVRVDREVRTAVSDGLRSALLARLEDLLPRSGALVVSDYAKGLFCPSFLNSLGELARRAGVPYLVDPKPIHFPYPGATVLTPNRQEAAELLGRPFTVDEIPKAAADLLGRTDWGAILFTLGPEGMALAERNRPLVQIPARVREVFDVTGAGDTVVAALALGLAAGLPLEGAARLANLAAGVVVGKVGTAVCSPAELEAALAAAPP, encoded by the coding sequence ATGGCGATTCCGGACTGGCGCGGCAAACGAGTCATCGTTCTGGGGGACCTGATCCTCGATCGGTTCGTGTACGGTGAGGTGCATCGCATCTCGCCCGAAGCGCCCATCCCCGTGGTGGAGGTCCGGGACGAACGGGCCATGCCCGGAGGAGCCGCCAACGTGGCTTCGAACGTGAGAGCGCTGGGCGGCGGGGCCGCCGTCTTCGGGGTCGTGGGGGACGATGAATCCGGCGACCACCTGGTCTCTCTCCTCCGGTCGGATGGGGTGGAGGTCTCGGGCCTTCTGAGAGACCCGGGACGGTGCACCACGGTAAAGACCCGCATTGTCGCCCATCGCCAACAGGTGGTCCGGGTGGACCGGGAGGTCCGCACGGCCGTTTCCGACGGACTGAGAAGCGCCCTCCTGGCCCGGCTCGAGGATCTTCTTCCCCGCAGCGGGGCCCTTGTGGTCTCCGATTACGCCAAGGGGCTCTTCTGCCCGTCGTTTCTGAACAGCCTGGGGGAGCTGGCCCGGAGGGCGGGGGTCCCGTACCTCGTGGATCCGAAACCCATCCACTTTCCCTATCCGGGGGCCACCGTTCTGACGCCCAACCGCCAGGAGGCGGCGGAGCTCTTGGGGCGTCCCTTTACGGTCGATGAGATCCCGAAGGCCGCCGCGGACCTCCTCGGGAGGACCGACTGGGGAGCGATCCTGTTCACGCTGGGCCCCGAAGGGATGGCCCTCGCCGAGCGCAACCGCCCCCTCGTTCAGATCCCCGCGAGGGTCCGGGAAGTCTTCGACGTGACCGGGGCGGGGGACACGGTCGTAGCGGCCCTGGCCCTCGGGCTTGCGGCGGGCCTTCCCCTGGAGGGGGCCGCACGCCTGGCCAACCTGGCGGCGGGTGTCGTGGTGGGCAAGGTCGGGACGGCCGTGTGTTCTCCGGCGGAGCTCGAAGCCGCGCTGGCTGCGGCGCCCCCATGA
- a CDS encoding DUF2752 domain-containing protein, whose product MKIRPARARRGDVPPAWVFVALGGVLFAAGALAVSLLPERFHPQCGFHAVSGHPCPTCGATRSVLLLARLRPLDAFRTNPLFASAVAVVLLWIGAGVAARLAGRNLYVEVGAREEKWWWFALLGAFLVNWVYLWRAGV is encoded by the coding sequence ATGAAGATTCGACCTGCTCGGGCCCGCCGGGGCGACGTCCCCCCGGCGTGGGTGTTCGTGGCTCTTGGAGGGGTCCTCTTCGCCGCCGGCGCCCTCGCGGTCTCGCTGCTCCCCGAGCGGTTTCACCCCCAGTGCGGCTTCCACGCCGTATCGGGGCACCCGTGCCCCACCTGCGGGGCCACGCGAAGCGTCCTCCTTCTCGCGCGTCTGCGCCCCCTCGACGCGTTTCGGACCAACCCCCTGTTTGCTTCGGCCGTGGCGGTGGTTCTCCTGTGGATCGGGGCTGGGGTTGCAGCCCGGCTCGCGGGGCGAAACCTGTACGTGGAGGTGGGGGCCCGGGAGGAGAAGTGGTGGTGGTTCGCCCTCCTGGGGGCGTTCCTGGTCAACTGGGTGTATCTGTGGCGGGCGGGCGTGTAG
- a CDS encoding DUF4340 domain-containing protein: MKRSTWVLAILAAAILAAILLWERDRPTTAESEAGRGRILGGLRAEDVRGVDRSGYQPLSLVRTDPDGDSDGSDGPAEGWKLTAPVEDPADGYAVSGFVERLLAARGLRAVDEGARPEDLGLKPPRATWTLRTASGVRVLEVGLPAPLGEGLYVRAEGKSWVLESGMEETLLRPASAFRLRDLLPVGSHEVERVTVRHRDGRTLSFRREPAGGWTVTEPYSDWGASETILTLLDDLCLCPVMDFPELPPEETAREFDSPRTRIEVHGGGKAYAVELGGPAPGGEAAERRVLARCTGRSGVLAVSLNSLKSLDQPPETFRSLEVLRRSVFECDEVLVSGDATVRIVRDDGAGWRFAEPSPPPPGGDAPSLAGALTALKGIRVSDPAEGAPAPKGRAVTVVLRGDVFEERVQVWRDAGATFARPAGRPVRVELDPAGWAKVEAALGKASLGSEGKRP, translated from the coding sequence GTGAAGCGATCCACCTGGGTGCTCGCCATCCTGGCCGCCGCCATCCTGGCCGCCATCCTCCTTTGGGAAAGAGACCGGCCCACCACCGCCGAATCGGAGGCGGGAAGGGGCCGGATCCTGGGCGGCCTTCGCGCGGAGGATGTGCGGGGCGTGGACCGATCGGGCTACCAGCCCCTGTCCCTCGTGCGCACGGACCCAGATGGAGATTCGGACGGCTCGGACGGTCCGGCGGAGGGGTGGAAACTCACCGCTCCCGTGGAGGATCCGGCGGACGGCTACGCCGTGAGCGGGTTCGTAGAGAGACTGCTGGCCGCGCGTGGTCTGCGTGCCGTGGACGAGGGCGCGAGGCCCGAGGACCTGGGGCTCAAACCGCCGAGGGCCACCTGGACGCTGCGGACGGCGAGCGGGGTCCGCGTCCTGGAGGTGGGTCTCCCCGCGCCCCTGGGCGAGGGGCTTTACGTCCGCGCCGAGGGCAAGTCCTGGGTATTGGAGTCCGGCATGGAGGAAACGCTCCTGCGGCCCGCCTCGGCCTTCCGGCTCCGGGATCTCCTCCCCGTGGGATCCCACGAGGTGGAACGGGTGACGGTCCGCCACCGCGACGGCCGGACCCTCTCCTTTCGGCGGGAGCCCGCCGGAGGCTGGACCGTGACGGAGCCCTACTCCGACTGGGGCGCCTCGGAAACGATCCTGACGCTCCTCGACGACCTGTGCCTCTGCCCCGTAATGGACTTTCCCGAGCTGCCGCCGGAGGAGACGGCCCGGGAATTCGATTCCCCTCGGACCAGAATCGAGGTTCACGGCGGCGGGAAGGCGTATGCTGTGGAGCTCGGCGGCCCGGCGCCCGGGGGCGAAGCCGCCGAACGGAGGGTCCTGGCGCGGTGCACGGGACGCTCAGGCGTCCTGGCCGTTTCCCTCAACTCCCTGAAATCCCTGGACCAGCCCCCGGAAACCTTCCGGTCCCTGGAGGTCCTCCGGCGCTCCGTCTTCGAGTGCGATGAGGTCCTGGTGTCCGGAGACGCGACCGTTCGGATCGTCCGGGACGACGGAGCGGGATGGCGCTTCGCCGAGCCCTCCCCGCCCCCCCCGGGCGGCGACGCGCCCTCGCTGGCCGGCGCCTTGACGGCCCTGAAAGGCATCCGGGTGTCGGATCCCGCGGAAGGCGCGCCCGCCCCGAAGGGACGAGCGGTCACGGTCGTCCTGCGGGGGGACGTCTTCGAGGAGCGGGTTCAGGTCTGGAGGGATGCCGGAGCCACCTTCGCACGGCCCGCGGGGCGGCCCGTGCGTGTCGAATTGGACCCGGCGGGGTGGGCCAAGGTGGAAGCCGCCCTCGGGAAGGCCTCCCTCGGGTCGGAGGGGAAGCGCCCATGA
- a CDS encoding GldG family protein, whose product MRARLLKQTNWGVVLAVLAGLLLMVNYLSARHYRRWDLTASRSFSLSDQARKVLADLQTPLRVVVFLSPADELFGRVTDLLEAFREVSPRIQVETIDPDRDRARVQALAQQYKVNVANVVVFEAGDRSRHVEKDQMVEYDFSGLQEGAPARIKAFKAEQAFVNAILEVQNPHQPVVYFTSGHGERGLGGRGEGIGILRDRLEKEGAHVREWIGLGKAQVPVDADALVVAGPQGAFLPQEAEALDAYLRKGGRALFLLDPVLEGKPPSFAPTGLEGVLERWGVVLTNDVVLDPAAAVPQMGPQTFFAARFGEHVTVQDLARNRFLVLFGLARSLEVGSPREAGYVVTRLISSSPSSWGLTRLEGLEGELAKGAGDPQGPLPLALAVASEEPSRKARIVVAGDSDVATDGLMGAGFGNQLFCMNAVHWLLEQESRIAIPPKSSVETHLDLTASQANVLLLLFVVVLPASVAGLGGWVFLQRRR is encoded by the coding sequence ATGAGGGCCCGGCTTCTGAAGCAGACCAACTGGGGGGTGGTGCTCGCGGTGCTCGCGGGGCTCCTTCTCATGGTGAACTATCTTTCGGCGCGCCATTACCGGAGGTGGGATCTCACCGCCTCGCGCTCCTTCTCCCTGTCGGACCAGGCCCGCAAGGTCCTCGCCGACCTCCAGACTCCCCTCCGCGTGGTGGTGTTCCTGTCTCCCGCCGACGAACTCTTCGGACGCGTCACGGATCTTCTCGAGGCCTTTCGGGAGGTCTCTCCCCGCATCCAGGTGGAAACCATCGACCCCGATCGCGACCGGGCTCGCGTGCAGGCGCTGGCCCAGCAGTACAAGGTCAACGTGGCCAACGTGGTGGTCTTCGAGGCCGGGGATCGGTCACGGCACGTGGAAAAGGACCAGATGGTCGAGTACGACTTCTCGGGCCTCCAGGAAGGCGCACCGGCGAGGATCAAGGCCTTCAAAGCGGAGCAGGCCTTCGTGAACGCCATCCTCGAGGTGCAGAATCCTCACCAGCCCGTGGTCTATTTCACGTCCGGCCACGGAGAGAGAGGCCTGGGAGGGCGCGGGGAGGGCATCGGAATCCTCCGGGACCGCCTCGAAAAGGAGGGGGCGCACGTCCGCGAGTGGATCGGGTTGGGGAAGGCCCAGGTTCCGGTGGACGCCGACGCCTTGGTGGTCGCCGGGCCCCAAGGGGCTTTTCTGCCTCAGGAGGCCGAGGCGCTGGACGCCTATCTTCGAAAGGGAGGCAGGGCCCTGTTCCTCCTGGACCCCGTCCTGGAAGGGAAACCCCCGTCTTTCGCGCCCACGGGCCTCGAGGGGGTTCTGGAACGGTGGGGGGTCGTCCTGACGAACGATGTGGTCCTCGATCCCGCCGCCGCGGTCCCCCAGATGGGGCCGCAAACCTTCTTCGCCGCCCGCTTCGGGGAGCACGTGACCGTTCAGGACCTGGCGAGGAACCGGTTCCTCGTCCTCTTCGGCCTTGCACGGTCCCTGGAAGTCGGTTCCCCCCGGGAGGCGGGCTATGTCGTCACCCGCCTGATCAGTTCCTCCCCCTCCAGCTGGGGGCTGACGCGCCTGGAGGGTCTGGAGGGGGAATTGGCCAAGGGAGCCGGCGATCCGCAGGGCCCCCTTCCGCTCGCCCTGGCGGTGGCCTCCGAAGAGCCTTCCAGGAAAGCCAGGATCGTGGTCGCGGGAGACTCGGATGTGGCCACCGACGGCCTGATGGGCGCGGGCTTCGGAAACCAGCTGTTCTGTATGAACGCCGTCCATTGGCTGCTGGAGCAGGAGAGCCGCATCGCCATTCCGCCCAAGTCCTCCGTCGAGACGCACCTGGACCTCACGGCCTCTCAAGCCAACGTCCTGCTCCTCCTTTTCGTGGTGGTGCTCCCCGCCAGCGTGGCGGGATTGGGCGGATGGGTCTTCCTGCAGCGCCGAAGGTGA
- a CDS encoding ABC transporter permease codes for MKGAWAIAKKELRSYFLAPLAYVVITAFLLLNGFFFYAILAVLSQPGASSTSPMSLLFGGTVFFWIFLIVTVPVITMRLGAEELKSGTVETLLTAPVTDLEVVLGKFLGALFLYVAAWLPTGLYVWAVSLYSEVDPGPVLGGYLGTVLVGLLFLSVGIFTTFVSKNQVVAAILAFALLLLLLLLSLISYIITDPFWKEVFSYMDLYAAMQGFSRGMVDSRPVLYCLSGAAFFLALAYQALQARRWR; via the coding sequence GTGAAGGGTGCATGGGCCATCGCCAAGAAGGAGCTCCGCTCCTATTTCCTCGCTCCGCTCGCCTACGTGGTCATCACCGCCTTTCTGCTTCTCAACGGGTTCTTCTTCTACGCGATCTTGGCCGTACTGAGTCAGCCGGGGGCCTCCTCCACGTCTCCCATGAGCCTTCTCTTCGGCGGCACCGTCTTCTTCTGGATCTTCCTGATCGTGACCGTGCCCGTCATCACCATGCGCCTGGGCGCCGAGGAGCTGAAGAGCGGAACGGTGGAAACGCTCCTGACGGCCCCCGTGACCGACCTCGAGGTGGTTCTCGGGAAGTTCCTCGGGGCGCTTTTCCTCTATGTGGCCGCCTGGCTGCCGACGGGTCTCTACGTCTGGGCCGTGTCCCTCTATTCCGAGGTGGATCCCGGGCCCGTGCTGGGAGGATACCTGGGGACGGTCCTGGTGGGTCTCTTGTTTCTCTCCGTCGGGATCTTCACGACCTTCGTTTCGAAGAACCAGGTGGTGGCCGCCATCCTGGCCTTCGCCCTCCTCCTTCTCCTGCTGCTTCTTTCCCTGATTTCCTACATCATCACCGATCCGTTCTGGAAGGAGGTCTTTTCGTACATGGACCTCTACGCCGCCATGCAGGGCTTCTCCCGGGGAATGGTGGATTCGCGCCCCGTCCTCTACTGCCTGTCCGGAGCGGCCTTCTTCCTGGCCCTGGCTTACCAGGCCCTCCAGGCCCGGCGTTGGAGGTGA
- a CDS encoding ATP-binding cassette domain-containing protein has product MIEVRDLTRRFGRTEAVSHLHFRIEKGDIVGFLGPNGAGKTTTLRMITGFLPPTEGDVVVGGLSSQEDGKAVRRQIGYLPENNPLYEDLRVREYLAFRAELKGVPRRLRARRIGEVLEACDALEVRDRIIGACSKGFRQRVGIADALLADPPVLILDEPTVGLDPAQIAQTRTLIKGLSADHTVLLSTHILPEVEAICSRALILHRGRLLFDGSVEGLRKGLSGGHLTCTVRAPRAEAEVCLAEIPGVMRVRTVAESGGETRLELETDPASDVREAIVRACSLRGLTLLELAARQISLEEAFLSITTDEAAGEVEP; this is encoded by the coding sequence ATGATCGAAGTTCGGGACCTGACGCGCAGGTTCGGGCGAACGGAGGCGGTGAGCCATCTCCACTTCCGCATCGAAAAGGGGGACATCGTCGGCTTTCTCGGGCCCAACGGGGCCGGAAAGACGACGACCCTCCGGATGATCACCGGCTTTCTGCCTCCCACCGAAGGAGACGTGGTGGTGGGCGGTCTTTCCTCCCAGGAGGACGGAAAGGCCGTGCGGAGGCAAATCGGGTACCTCCCGGAAAACAACCCCCTTTATGAGGACTTGAGGGTGCGGGAATACCTCGCCTTCCGGGCGGAGCTGAAAGGCGTCCCCCGGCGCCTTCGGGCCCGGCGCATCGGGGAGGTCCTGGAGGCATGCGACGCCCTGGAAGTGAGGGACCGGATCATCGGGGCCTGCTCCAAGGGCTTCCGACAGCGGGTGGGGATCGCCGACGCCCTCCTCGCCGACCCACCGGTCCTCATCCTGGATGAACCCACCGTGGGCCTCGACCCCGCCCAGATCGCCCAGACACGCACCCTCATCAAGGGTCTCAGCGCCGACCACACGGTGCTCCTGTCCACCCACATCCTCCCCGAGGTCGAGGCCATCTGCTCCCGGGCCCTCATCCTCCATCGAGGGCGGCTCCTCTTCGACGGCTCGGTGGAGGGGTTGCGGAAAGGTCTGTCCGGCGGCCATTTGACGTGCACCGTGCGGGCTCCCCGGGCCGAGGCCGAGGTTTGCCTGGCGGAGATCCCGGGAGTGATGCGGGTGCGGACGGTGGCGGAATCGGGAGGGGAAACCCGGCTGGAGCTGGAGACCGATCCCGCTTCCGACGTGCGGGAGGCCATCGTGCGGGCGTGTTCTCTCCGCGGGCTGACCCTCCTTGAGCTGGCGGCCCGGCAGATTTCGCTGGAGGAGGCCTTTCTCTCCATCACGACGGACGAGGCCGCCGGGGAGGTGGAGCCGTGA
- a CDS encoding Hsp20/alpha crystallin family protein encodes MTLMRWNPYRELMTMHEQLNRLFDEGFSRGASGEVEYGAWAPAVDLREEDKRFVIEVDLPGVKKEDIEIQLENNLLTIRGERRFESETKKEHYHRIERAYGKFLRSFTLPTRVDAAKISATQRDGILEVVVPKAEESLPKKIEVKG; translated from the coding sequence ATGACCCTGATGCGTTGGAACCCCTATCGGGAACTGATGACCATGCACGAGCAGCTCAATCGCCTCTTCGACGAGGGCTTCAGTCGGGGAGCTTCGGGCGAAGTGGAGTACGGCGCCTGGGCGCCCGCCGTGGATCTGCGGGAAGAGGACAAGCGCTTCGTGATCGAAGTGGACCTTCCGGGCGTAAAAAAGGAGGACATCGAGATTCAGCTGGAAAACAACCTCCTGACCATCCGCGGGGAGCGGCGCTTCGAGAGCGAAACCAAGAAGGAGCATTACCACCGGATCGAGAGGGCCTACGGAAAGTTCCTCCGCTCCTTCACCCTTCCCACCCGGGTGGACGCCGCGAAAATCAGCGCCACCCAGCGGGACGGAATCCTCGAAGTCGTCGTCCCGAAGGCCGAGGAGTCGCTGCCGAAGAAGATTGAGGTCAAAGGCTGA
- the mutS gene encoding DNA mismatch repair protein MutS, with protein MDEKLTPAMRQWRRVKDQHPGKIVLFRMGDFYEMFGEDARIAAEVLEIALTTREKNKVEPMPMAGIPYHALEAYLGRLIRAGFRVVLCDQVEDPATAKGLVRREVTRVVTPGTALEEGVVEASQTVLLAAWCPGEDFVGMAWADLSSGDLVVWLSTASEAQDRLRAVGPAEILHPEGFPAPEVPGAAVTPLPAAVFHPRDPREALCRRFGLPAGLPGLPPEREALGALHAVLDYLQDRGAKVLKPPRTEVPGTSLVLDEATRRNLELVASVETGGRKGTLLEAMDATLTPMGSRLLRDWLLAPSAQRDEILHRQGTVACWLSNPQNLRTVRERLRGFPDLARVTARLGAGIATPRDAAMLREALQRLPGVRECLAAAGGVPGALSREELTGWAARLAQVLEECPPPHAREGGIFARGWNAELDALRDLAENAHAAILEVERRERDRTGIASLKVRYNKIFGYFLEVSRANLGRVPPDFERRQTLVNGERFVTSELRDLEARILSARADREALESKLWTDLQAELAAVLPVFREAAGALAREDVLQGFAHLARARAYTRPEVVDDPVLLLEESRHPVLELDSRHQPFIPNPVRLDTSEDQIVLLTGPNMGGKSTYLRQAALIAIMAQTGSFVPARRAVTGLADRLFCRVGAGDSLLRGLSTFMVEMTETAAILRNATARSLVILDEVGRGTSTYDGLAIAWAVVEALRGGEGGVGCRTLFATHYHELTELGKTLPGVRNLTMGVREHEGRVVFLRTVEEGAADRSYGIHVAELAGVPARVVERARAILSRLEARRAGLSLESAPPGRPRQPNLFPGEGGAEEARVLAELRAVDEGTLSPLEALLLIHRLRKKLGLPS; from the coding sequence GTGGACGAGAAACTCACGCCCGCCATGCGCCAGTGGCGGCGGGTAAAGGACCAGCATCCCGGCAAGATCGTCCTCTTCCGTATGGGCGACTTTTACGAGATGTTCGGGGAGGACGCCCGGATCGCCGCGGAGGTCCTCGAGATCGCCCTCACGACCCGCGAAAAGAACAAGGTCGAGCCGATGCCCATGGCCGGCATTCCGTACCACGCCCTGGAGGCCTACCTCGGGCGATTGATCCGGGCGGGGTTCCGGGTGGTCCTGTGCGATCAGGTGGAGGATCCGGCCACCGCCAAGGGGCTGGTGCGGCGGGAGGTGACCCGGGTGGTGACCCCGGGAACGGCCCTGGAAGAAGGCGTCGTGGAGGCGTCCCAGACGGTCCTTTTGGCCGCCTGGTGTCCCGGCGAGGATTTCGTCGGGATGGCGTGGGCGGACCTCTCGTCGGGGGACCTGGTGGTGTGGCTCTCGACCGCATCCGAAGCGCAGGACCGCTTGCGGGCCGTAGGCCCGGCGGAGATCCTCCATCCGGAGGGTTTCCCGGCGCCCGAGGTGCCGGGCGCCGCCGTCACGCCCCTTCCGGCGGCGGTGTTTCACCCCCGGGACCCGCGGGAAGCCCTGTGTCGCCGGTTCGGTCTTCCCGCGGGATTGCCGGGCCTGCCTCCGGAGAGGGAAGCCCTGGGCGCGCTGCACGCGGTCCTGGACTACCTGCAAGACCGCGGAGCCAAGGTGCTCAAGCCTCCGAGGACGGAAGTTCCGGGCACTTCGCTCGTCTTGGACGAGGCCACCCGGCGCAACCTGGAACTCGTGGCGTCGGTCGAAACGGGGGGGCGGAAGGGCACCCTGCTCGAAGCCATGGATGCCACCCTCACCCCCATGGGTTCGCGCCTGCTCCGGGACTGGCTTCTGGCCCCGTCCGCCCAGAGGGATGAGATCCTGCACAGGCAGGGCACCGTTGCCTGTTGGCTTTCCAACCCGCAGAACCTGCGAACCGTGAGGGAGCGGCTCCGCGGCTTTCCGGACCTGGCGCGTGTCACGGCGAGGCTGGGCGCGGGGATCGCCACCCCGAGGGACGCGGCCATGCTGCGCGAGGCGCTTCAGAGGCTTCCGGGCGTAAGGGAATGCCTTGCGGCGGCCGGAGGCGTCCCCGGGGCCCTGAGCCGCGAGGAGTTAACCGGATGGGCGGCTCGGCTCGCCCAGGTCCTCGAAGAATGCCCGCCTCCCCACGCCCGGGAGGGAGGCATTTTCGCGCGGGGGTGGAACGCCGAGCTGGACGCCTTGCGCGATCTGGCCGAAAACGCCCATGCCGCCATCCTGGAGGTGGAGCGCCGGGAGCGGGATCGCACGGGGATCGCCAGCCTGAAGGTCCGCTACAACAAGATCTTCGGCTACTTTCTGGAGGTCAGCCGAGCCAACTTGGGACGGGTGCCCCCGGATTTCGAGCGGCGCCAGACCCTGGTCAACGGGGAGCGTTTCGTGACCTCCGAGCTGAGGGACCTGGAAGCGAGAATCCTGAGCGCGCGGGCAGACCGAGAAGCCCTCGAATCGAAGCTCTGGACGGACCTTCAGGCCGAGCTGGCTGCCGTCCTTCCGGTCTTCCGGGAGGCCGCGGGCGCCCTGGCGAGGGAGGACGTTCTTCAAGGCTTCGCGCACCTGGCGAGGGCGCGCGCCTACACCCGTCCCGAGGTGGTGGACGATCCGGTCCTTCTTCTGGAGGAGAGCCGTCATCCCGTCCTGGAACTCGATTCCCGGCACCAGCCCTTCATTCCCAACCCGGTCCGTCTCGATACAAGTGAGGACCAGATCGTTCTCCTGACCGGACCCAACATGGGGGGGAAGTCCACCTACCTGCGGCAGGCCGCCCTCATCGCGATCATGGCCCAGACGGGATCCTTCGTGCCCGCGAGGAGGGCCGTGACGGGGCTGGCGGACCGTCTCTTCTGCAGGGTGGGAGCCGGGGACAGCCTCCTGCGGGGCCTGTCCACCTTCATGGTGGAAATGACCGAAACGGCCGCCATCCTTCGAAATGCCACCGCCCGGTCCCTGGTGATCCTCGACGAGGTGGGCCGCGGAACCAGCACCTACGACGGGCTGGCCATCGCCTGGGCCGTCGTGGAAGCCCTGCGGGGCGGGGAGGGGGGCGTGGGGTGCCGAACCCTCTTCGCGACCCACTACCACGAACTCACCGAATTGGGGAAGACCCTTCCCGGCGTACGGAACCTCACCATGGGGGTCCGGGAGCATGAAGGGCGGGTCGTTTTCTTGAGGACCGTTGAAGAGGGCGCCGCGGACCGATCCTACGGAATCCACGTGGCCGAGCTGGCCGGGGTTCCAGCCAGGGTCGTGGAGCGGGCCCGGGCCATTCTCTCCCGTCTGGAGGCCCGCCGTGCGGGTCTTTCCCTGGAATCGGCCCCGCCCGGCCGCCCGCGCCAGCCCAACCTCTTCCCCGGTGAGGGTGGCGCCGAGGAGGCCCGCGTCCTCGCGGAGTTGCGCGCCGTAGACGAGGGCACCCTTTCCCCCCTGGAAGCACTCCTGCTGATCCATCGCCTTCGCAAGAAGCTCGGCCTGCCCTCCTGA
- the glnA gene encoding type I glutamate--ammonia ligase — protein sequence MDAKGVMELIREKGIRMVDLRFMDLPGLWQHFTVPATVFSEDSFTEGVGFDGSSIRGWRSIHESDMIVVPDPSSAFVDPFFVQPTLTLICDVLDPVTRERYTRDPRNIAHRAQNYLVSTGIADTAFFGCEAEFFVFDDIRFDQNASSGYYFLDSSEGRWNTGRDEKPNLGYKPRYKEGYFPVPPTDSLHDLRAEMVRLMEEVGLTVEAHHHEVATAGQSEIDIRFDTLVQTADNLMKFKYVVKNAALRHGKTATFMPKPLFGDNGSGMHTHQSLWKESKPLFPGNGYAGLSQMALHYIGGLLKHARALAAIIAPTTNSYKRLVPGFEAPVNLAYSRRNRSASIRIPLYTESPKAKRIEFRPPDPSCNPYLALAAQLMAGLDGVLNRIDPGPPLDKDLYGLPPEELKEIPTMPGSLTEALDCLEKDHAFLLKGDVFTEDFLRTWIEYKRHREVEEIALRPHPYEFALYYDI from the coding sequence ATGGATGCGAAGGGCGTGATGGAGCTGATCCGAGAGAAGGGGATCCGGATGGTGGACCTCAGGTTCATGGACCTTCCGGGCCTGTGGCAGCATTTCACGGTGCCGGCCACGGTGTTTTCAGAGGACTCGTTCACCGAGGGCGTGGGCTTCGACGGCTCGTCCATCCGCGGCTGGCGCTCGATCCACGAGAGCGACATGATCGTCGTGCCCGACCCATCCAGCGCCTTCGTGGATCCCTTCTTCGTCCAGCCCACGCTCACCCTCATCTGCGACGTCCTCGACCCCGTGACGCGGGAGAGGTACACCCGGGATCCGAGAAACATCGCCCACCGAGCCCAGAACTACCTGGTATCCACCGGCATCGCGGATACGGCCTTCTTCGGTTGCGAGGCCGAGTTCTTCGTGTTCGACGATATCCGCTTCGACCAGAACGCCTCCTCCGGCTACTACTTCCTCGATTCCTCCGAGGGGCGGTGGAACACGGGCCGGGACGAGAAGCCCAACCTGGGGTACAAGCCCCGCTACAAGGAGGGTTATTTCCCGGTCCCCCCCACTGATTCCCTTCACGATCTTCGGGCGGAGATGGTGCGCCTCATGGAGGAGGTGGGCCTCACAGTGGAGGCCCACCACCACGAGGTCGCCACGGCGGGACAGTCGGAGATCGACATCCGATTCGACACCCTGGTCCAGACGGCGGACAACCTCATGAAGTTCAAGTACGTCGTGAAGAACGCCGCCCTTCGCCACGGCAAGACGGCCACCTTCATGCCCAAGCCCCTTTTCGGCGACAACGGGTCGGGAATGCACACGCACCAGAGCCTCTGGAAGGAGTCCAAACCCCTTTTCCCCGGGAACGGGTACGCGGGTCTATCCCAGATGGCTCTCCATTATATCGGGGGGCTCCTCAAGCACGCCCGGGCGCTGGCGGCCATCATCGCCCCCACCACCAATTCGTACAAGCGGCTGGTGCCCGGCTTTGAGGCCCCCGTGAACCTGGCCTACTCCCGCCGGAATCGCTCCGCCAGCATCCGCATCCCCCTGTACACCGAAAGCCCCAAGGCCAAGCGCATCGAATTCAGGCCCCCCGACCCTTCCTGCAATCCCTACCTGGCCCTCGCCGCCCAGCTCATGGCGGGACTCGACGGCGTCCTGAACCGGATCGATCCGGGCCCCCCCCTCGACAAGGACCTGTACGGCCTGCCGCCGGAGGAGCTCAAGGAGATCCCCACCATGCCGGGCTCTCTCACCGAGGCCCTGGATTGCCTCGAGAAGGACCACGCCTTTCTCCTCAAAGGGGACGTGTTCACGGAGGATTTCCTCCGCACCTGGATCGAGTACAAGCGACATCGCGAGGTGGAGGAAATCGCCCTACGCCCCCACCCGTACGAGTTCGCCCTGTACTACGACATTTAG